In Lysobacter lycopersici, a genomic segment contains:
- a CDS encoding NAD(P)/FAD-dependent oxidoreductase, whose product MNETVLPRVVVVGGGFAGLWATRALASAPVQITLVDRGNHHLFQPLLYQVATAGLSAPDIAAPLRHILRRQRNCTVLMEDVASIEPQSSRLRLSDGHTLDYDFLLLATGATHAYFGHDDWAAHAPGLKTLDDALHIRRRVLSAFERAEAETDPDARRALLTFAIVGGGPTGVELAGTLAEIARHTLKREFRCIDPREARVLLLEAGPRVLSSFPESLSAKARRQLEKLGVEVRTGIPVRTIDGDGVQLGNERIAARTVLWAAGVAASPLARSLGVELDRSGRVPVLPDLRVPGFDNVYVAGDLASLQQDGKPVPGVAPAAKQMGAHVARSIRARLAGRDIAPFRYRDYGNLATIGRMAAVVDLGKLKLSGALAWWFWLVAHVFFLIGFRNRLVVMLNWTWAYWTYQRAARIILGKPDGSDQPRSTRQA is encoded by the coding sequence ATGAATGAAACCGTCCTTCCCCGGGTTGTCGTGGTCGGCGGCGGTTTTGCCGGACTCTGGGCCACGCGCGCACTCGCGTCGGCGCCGGTGCAAATCACGCTGGTCGATCGCGGCAACCACCACCTGTTCCAACCGCTGCTCTACCAGGTCGCCACCGCTGGCCTGTCGGCGCCGGACATCGCCGCGCCCCTGCGTCACATCCTGCGCCGGCAACGCAATTGCACCGTGCTGATGGAAGACGTGGCGTCGATCGAACCGCAATCCTCGCGATTGCGCCTGTCCGACGGCCACACGCTCGATTACGACTTCCTGCTGCTCGCCACCGGCGCGACCCACGCCTATTTCGGACACGACGATTGGGCCGCGCATGCGCCGGGGCTCAAGACTCTGGACGACGCGCTGCACATCCGTCGCCGCGTCCTGTCCGCGTTCGAACGCGCGGAAGCCGAAACCGATCCGGATGCGCGGCGCGCGCTGCTCACATTCGCGATTGTTGGTGGCGGTCCGACCGGTGTCGAACTCGCCGGCACGCTGGCGGAAATCGCGCGGCACACGCTCAAGCGCGAATTCCGCTGCATCGATCCACGCGAGGCGCGCGTGCTGCTGCTCGAAGCCGGCCCGCGCGTGCTTTCATCTTTTCCCGAATCATTGTCGGCGAAGGCACGGCGACAACTCGAGAAACTCGGCGTCGAAGTACGCACCGGAATTCCGGTTCGAACCATCGACGGCGACGGCGTGCAACTCGGCAACGAACGCATCGCCGCGCGCACCGTGTTGTGGGCCGCAGGCGTTGCGGCTTCGCCGTTGGCGCGTTCGCTTGGCGTCGAGCTCGACCGCAGCGGCCGCGTGCCGGTCTTGCCGGATTTGCGCGTGCCGGGGTTCGACAATGTCTATGTCGCCGGCGACCTCGCATCGCTGCAGCAGGATGGCAAGCCCGTTCCCGGTGTCGCGCCCGCGGCCAAGCAGATGGGCGCGCATGTCGCCAGATCGATCCGCGCGCGCCTCGCCGGACGCGATATCGCGCCGTTCCGTTATCGCGATTACGGCAACCTCGCCACCATCGGTCGCATGGCCGCCGTCGTCGACCTCGGCAAGCTGAAACTCTCGGGCGCGCTGGCCTGGTGGTTCTGGCTCGTTGCGCACGTGTTCTTCCTGATCGGCTTCCGCAATCGCCTCGTGGTCATGCTCAACTGGACCTGGGCGTACTGGACCTACCAGCGCGCGGCGCGGATCATCCTCGGCAAACCGGATGGCAGCGATCAGCCACGATCGACGCGACAGGCATAA
- a CDS encoding MFS transporter yields MTTMPLTPSQRLRSIFSGSAGNLVEWYDWYAYSAFAIYFAPHFFPKGDPTAQLLDAAAVFALGFLMRPLGGWLMGLYADRHGRKRALVLSVLLMCTGSLLIAMAPGYERIGLGATVLLLFARLLQGLSLGGEYGTSATYLSEMADRAHRGFWSSFQYVTLIMGQLIALALLVVLQQAVLSETQLESWGWRIPFAVGAVLAASALYLRRTMLETDSFAAARAQREDKARHGSVRELLRYPREVLTVIGLTMGGTIAFYTFTTYTQKFLVNTGGFDKAEATLVSAGSLFLYMLLQPLVGALSDRVGRRAVLMGFGALGTACFYPILNGIADTTTVVQAFAWVMAGLTITSGYTAVNAVVKAELFPAHIRALGVGLPYAIAVAVFGGSTEFLALWSKQVGHESWFFAYVTACTAISLLVYATMRDTRHHSRIDRDRDMSDNQQ; encoded by the coding sequence ATGACGACGATGCCGCTGACGCCTTCGCAACGCCTGCGCAGCATTTTCAGCGGCTCCGCGGGCAACCTCGTCGAATGGTACGACTGGTACGCCTACTCCGCGTTCGCGATCTATTTCGCGCCGCATTTCTTCCCCAAGGGCGACCCTACCGCGCAGTTGCTCGACGCGGCGGCGGTGTTCGCGCTCGGCTTCCTGATGCGTCCGCTCGGCGGTTGGTTGATGGGCTTGTATGCGGACCGCCACGGGCGCAAGCGCGCGCTGGTGCTATCGGTGCTGCTGATGTGCACGGGCTCGTTGTTGATCGCGATGGCGCCCGGTTACGAGCGCATCGGCCTGGGCGCGACCGTGCTGCTGCTGTTCGCACGGCTTCTGCAGGGCCTCAGCCTCGGCGGCGAATACGGCACGTCGGCGACCTACCTCAGCGAGATGGCGGATCGCGCGCACCGCGGATTCTGGTCGAGCTTCCAATACGTCACGCTGATCATGGGCCAACTCATCGCGCTGGCGCTGCTGGTGGTCCTGCAGCAGGCGGTGCTCAGCGAAACGCAGCTGGAATCGTGGGGCTGGCGCATCCCGTTCGCGGTCGGTGCCGTGCTCGCCGCCAGCGCGTTGTACCTGCGCCGCACGATGCTGGAAACGGATTCGTTCGCGGCCGCCCGCGCGCAGCGCGAGGACAAGGCGCGCCACGGCAGCGTTCGCGAGCTTTTGCGTTATCCGCGCGAAGTGCTGACCGTCATCGGCCTGACGATGGGCGGCACGATCGCGTTCTACACATTCACCACTTACACCCAGAAATTCCTAGTCAACACCGGCGGCTTCGACAAGGCCGAAGCGACGCTGGTGTCGGCAGGATCGCTGTTCCTCTACATGTTGCTGCAGCCGCTGGTGGGCGCGTTGTCCGACCGGGTCGGGCGACGCGCCGTGCTCATGGGGTTTGGCGCGCTCGGCACCGCGTGCTTCTACCCGATTCTCAACGGCATCGCCGACACGACCACCGTCGTACAGGCCTTCGCATGGGTCATGGCGGGTTTGACGATCACCAGCGGCTATACCGCCGTCAACGCGGTGGTGAAGGCGGAATTGTTCCCCGCGCACATCCGCGCGCTGGGCGTCGGCCTGCCGTACGCAATCGCGGTGGCGGTGTTCGGCGGCAGTACCGAGTTCCTGGCGTTGTGGTCGAAGCAGGTCGGCCACGAGTCCTGGTTCTTCGCGTACGTGACCGCTTGCACGGCGATCTCGCTGCTCGTGTACGCGACGATGCGCGACACCAGGCATCATTCGCGCATCGACCGGGACCGGGACATGTCGGATAACCAGCAATGA
- a CDS encoding MATE family efflux transporter — MSSSQTHVARGFGAELRTSALLALPLSLGHLSSGLIGFVDSAIAGHHGTRTLAAVSIGTALFWLPMMIPMGTLMSLPPSVSQMDGGGRRGEIAPLFRQALWLAVALGIVLFALLSLAPMAMAAFGIAEDIRPGASAFLHGIRWGIPAFTLYLCMRYLSDGLHWSLPTMVFGFGGLLVLLPFGYVLTFGKFGFPELGAGGLGVASALMMWGQALGFALYLSKSKRFADLGLFARFERPHAPTLKQLLATGLPIGVTVAMEGSLFIVTALLIGRLGPVSSAAHQIAINVASLAFMIPLGLAEATTVRVGHALGRVLRQAQDERDMSGVRRAAFAGYALLLLTQTVSATIMVGGRHAIVGLYSGDAAVAALAASLLLYAAAFQFPDGVQVVSAGSLRGLKDTRVPMLLAALAYWGIGMPVGATLGFGLGGLTPVLGPRGMWIGLIAGLSVAAVLLCTRFLRSSRRIPMSPPEGTLTSGA; from the coding sequence ATGTCGAGTTCGCAAACCCACGTCGCGCGCGGTTTCGGCGCCGAACTGCGCACCAGCGCGCTGCTCGCGCTGCCGCTCTCGCTCGGGCATCTCTCGAGCGGGCTGATCGGCTTCGTCGACAGCGCAATCGCCGGCCATCACGGCACGCGCACGCTGGCTGCGGTCTCGATCGGCACCGCGCTGTTCTGGCTGCCGATGATGATACCGATGGGTACGCTGATGTCGCTGCCGCCGTCGGTATCGCAGATGGATGGCGGCGGTCGTCGTGGCGAAATCGCACCGCTGTTCCGGCAGGCGCTGTGGCTGGCGGTCGCGCTCGGCATCGTGCTATTCGCGCTGCTGTCGCTGGCGCCGATGGCGATGGCCGCGTTCGGCATCGCCGAAGACATCCGCCCCGGCGCATCGGCATTCCTGCACGGCATCCGCTGGGGCATTCCCGCGTTCACGCTGTACCTGTGCATGCGCTACCTCAGCGACGGCCTGCACTGGAGCCTGCCGACGATGGTGTTCGGATTCGGCGGGCTGCTGGTGCTGCTGCCGTTCGGCTACGTGCTGACGTTCGGGAAATTCGGTTTCCCCGAACTCGGCGCCGGCGGGCTCGGTGTCGCCTCGGCGCTGATGATGTGGGGGCAGGCGCTGGGCTTCGCGCTGTATCTGTCGAAATCGAAACGCTTCGCCGACCTCGGCCTGTTCGCGCGCTTCGAACGCCCGCATGCGCCGACGCTGAAGCAACTGCTCGCGACCGGCTTGCCGATCGGCGTGACCGTGGCGATGGAAGGCAGCCTGTTCATCGTCACCGCGCTGCTGATCGGCCGGCTCGGGCCGGTGTCGTCGGCGGCGCACCAGATCGCGATCAACGTCGCCAGCCTCGCCTTCATGATCCCGCTCGGCCTGGCCGAGGCGACGACGGTGCGCGTCGGCCATGCGCTCGGCCGTGTCCTTCGACAGGCTCAGGATGAGCGGGATATGAGCGGAGTGCGCCGCGCCGCGTTCGCCGGCTATGCCTTGCTGCTGCTCACCCAGACCGTGTCGGCGACGATCATGGTCGGCGGACGCCACGCCATCGTCGGGCTCTACAGCGGCGATGCGGCGGTCGCGGCGCTGGCGGCGTCGCTGCTGCTGTACGCGGCGGCGTTCCAGTTCCCCGACGGCGTGCAGGTCGTGTCCGCGGGTTCGCTGCGCGGGCTCAAGGACACGCGCGTGCCGATGTTGCTGGCGGCGCTGGCGTACTGGGGCATCGGCATGCCGGTCGGCGCAACCCTGGGCTTCGGCCTGGGCGGGCTGACGCCGGTGCTGGGCCCGCGCGGCATGTGGATCGGGCTGATCGCCGGGCTGTCGGTCGCGGCGGTGCTGCTGTGCACGCGCTTCTTGCGCAGCAGCCGGCGCATCCCCATGTCCCCGCCCGAAGGCACCCTGACCTCAGGCGCATGA
- a CDS encoding DUF4286 family protein has translation MPAGLVYEVNLEVEDAVAAEYRDWLRGHVAEILALPGFLGATLSEVLDPAPPAGFAGLCVQYRLENEAAYATYLRDHAPRMRADGQARFGGRFRASRRVLHPFEER, from the coding sequence ATGCCGGCCGGCCTGGTGTACGAGGTGAACCTCGAGGTCGAGGACGCGGTCGCCGCCGAGTACCGCGACTGGCTGCGCGGGCACGTCGCCGAAATCCTCGCCCTGCCCGGTTTCCTCGGTGCGACCCTGTCCGAGGTGCTGGATCCGGCGCCGCCGGCGGGATTCGCGGGCCTGTGCGTGCAATACCGCCTCGAAAACGAAGCCGCCTACGCGACCTACCTGCGCGACCACGCCCCGCGCATGCGCGCCGACGGGCAAGCGCGTTTCGGCGGCCGTTTCCGCGCCAGTCGCCGGGTGCTGCACCCGTTCGAAGAGCGTTAA
- a CDS encoding DUF1203 domain-containing protein, translated as MIEASSKHETARETGPFAFAQESDIAIGTRAITCTHSNLERAVDYIVKGLPVEPFQPLFGLSDEELRSHGAKRYVADAKPGYPCRITLRDAEPGETLLLLNWRHLDADTPYRSDGPIFVREAALASYEARNAIPKQQRIRLLSVRAYDKSGWMQDAEVVKGVELESSVAKFFADPAVDYLHVHNANRGCYACRVDRG; from the coding sequence TTGATCGAAGCGAGTTCGAAACATGAAACGGCCCGGGAAACCGGGCCGTTTGCGTTTGCGCAGGAATCGGATATCGCGATCGGAACGCGGGCCATAACCTGCACGCATTCCAATTTGGAGCGTGCCGTGGATTACATCGTCAAAGGCTTGCCAGTCGAGCCCTTCCAACCCCTGTTCGGTTTGTCCGACGAAGAACTGCGCAGCCACGGTGCGAAGCGGTATGTCGCCGACGCCAAGCCAGGCTATCCATGCCGCATCACCTTGCGGGATGCCGAGCCGGGCGAGACCCTGCTGCTGTTGAACTGGCGGCATTTGGATGCCGATACGCCATATCGTTCGGACGGACCGATCTTCGTGCGCGAAGCGGCGTTGGCGTCGTACGAAGCGCGCAACGCGATCCCCAAGCAGCAGCGCATCCGCCTGCTATCGGTACGCGCTTACGACAAGAGTGGCTGGATGCAGGATGCGGAAGTGGTGAAAGGCGTCGAACTCGAATCCTCAGTCGCGAAGTTCTTCGCCGATCCTGCGGTCGACTACCTTCACGTCCATAACGCGAATCGTGGTTGTTATGCCTGTCGCGTCGATCGTGGCTGA
- a CDS encoding DUF3667 domain-containing protein has product MANDPTPTAVEPAAEPVPGGRACENCGKPLLGDYCYQCGQPVKGLVRHFTSIMGDFLDSVFNIDARFPHTIWPLFAKPGFLSLEYFAGRRVRYVSPVRLFFFVSIITFFVAQLVIQTGNGAFQINDDGDGSRIGRATTVAEVEKTRDEAIAKLDEAITKAGKSPGATVGLRAAQGEIRTDAANRIRDLQAAAAKGEPPPPPTPATFSFDDGGNWDPKTNPVKVGWLPGFANDWLNAQIGRARENISRMGTDSSRYKDALLGAVPSTLFLLLPLFAVMLKIAYVFKRRLYMEHLIVALHSHAFLCLDLLLVFGVIALDRVVAPNTFADGMLRLLEVVLFGWMALYLLIMQKRVYRQGWFMTLVKYCALGFCYCILLSIGIAFTALLSLVWM; this is encoded by the coding sequence ATGGCCAACGACCCGACCCCGACCGCCGTCGAACCCGCTGCCGAACCCGTGCCGGGCGGCCGCGCCTGCGAGAACTGCGGCAAGCCTTTGCTCGGTGACTACTGCTACCAGTGCGGCCAGCCGGTGAAGGGCCTGGTGCGGCACTTCACCAGCATCATGGGCGACTTCCTCGACAGCGTGTTCAACATCGACGCGCGTTTCCCGCACACGATCTGGCCGCTGTTCGCCAAGCCCGGATTCCTGTCGCTGGAATACTTCGCTGGCCGCCGCGTGCGCTACGTCAGCCCGGTGCGGCTGTTCTTCTTCGTCAGCATCATCACCTTCTTCGTCGCCCAGCTGGTGATCCAGACGGGCAACGGCGCCTTCCAGATCAACGACGACGGCGACGGCAGCCGCATCGGCCGCGCGACGACCGTGGCCGAAGTCGAGAAGACCCGCGATGAAGCCATCGCCAAGCTGGACGAAGCCATCACCAAGGCCGGGAAGAGCCCGGGCGCGACCGTCGGCTTGCGCGCGGCCCAGGGCGAAATCCGCACCGACGCCGCCAACCGCATCCGCGACCTGCAGGCTGCCGCCGCGAAGGGCGAACCGCCGCCCCCGCCGACGCCGGCCACCTTCAGCTTCGACGACGGCGGGAACTGGGATCCGAAGACCAACCCGGTGAAGGTGGGCTGGCTGCCCGGATTCGCCAACGACTGGCTCAACGCCCAGATCGGCCGCGCGCGCGAGAACATCTCGCGCATGGGCACCGATTCCTCGCGCTACAAGGACGCCTTGCTCGGCGCGGTACCGTCCACGCTGTTCCTGCTGCTGCCGCTGTTCGCGGTGATGCTGAAAATCGCGTACGTGTTCAAGCGCCGCTTGTACATGGAACACCTGATCGTCGCGCTGCACAGCCACGCCTTCCTGTGCCTGGACCTGCTGCTGGTGTTCGGTGTCATCGCGCTGGATCGCGTGGTCGCACCGAACACCTTCGCCGACGGCATGTTGCGCCTGCTCGAAGTCGTGCTGTTCGGATGGATGGCGCTGTATCTGCTGATCATGCAGAAGCGCGTGTACCGGCAGGGCTGGTTCATGACCCTGGTGAAGTACTGCGCGCTCGGTTTCTGTTACTGCATCCTGCTCAGCATCGGTATTGCCTTCACCGCGCTGCTCAGCCTGGTGTGGATGTGA
- a CDS encoding primosomal protein N': MTDAVLKVALPLPLPRLFDYLPANAAAANAGDIGRRVRVAFGNRQLCGVVAAIGAADAAHADALKPVEWLEPEPLFAGELLASLRWLARYLHAPLGEVLATALPAALRRGEPLPDTHAWGWCLTEAGATALPAMRAGRPRELAQSLASGSRDEDVLDALQPGWRTAMRTLRERGLVERVALASAFSSPLVGEDAPQGQERGNPDSPSPGAARHPLPQRGEGKNGFELNKEQQTAADAIRTAEGFTAFLLDGVTGSGKTEVYLDAISDCLARGKQALVLVPEIGLTPQLLARFRARLGVPVHALHSGLNDSERATTWTAAWRGEARVIVGTRSAVFTPLPDAGLIVVDEEHDASYKQQDGIRYHARDFALVRARELGVPIVLGSATPSLESLHNAQSGRFTHLRLHQRAGEAQPPVVRVLDVRKRPLQAGLSNELLNAIRAALDAGGQVLVFKNRRGYAPALLCHDCGWSAQCRRCDRPMTVHAHGRRLQCHHCGFRQPAPPACPDCASLALQPQGSGTERIEELLAEKFADVPVVRIDRGNTRRRDALQKHFEELGARPGILVGTQMLAKGHDLPNLTLVGVVGIDEGLFSADFRASEKLAQLLVQVAGRAGRAERAGTVLLQTHHPEHPLLQTLIAGGYHAFATAELALREAAGFPPFAHLALLRAEAQHAEPPLQFLAAAKELFLLPATRREGARRADEGATRPNPHPNPSPGGRGADNVELHGPLPAPMPRRGGWHRSQLLLSSPGRRTLHAALDAAIPQLYELPEARKLRWSLDVDPVDLY, from the coding sequence ATGACCGATGCCGTGCTCAAGGTCGCGCTGCCGCTGCCCTTGCCACGGCTGTTCGATTACCTGCCCGCCAATGCTGCTGCCGCCAACGCCGGCGACATCGGCCGCCGCGTGCGCGTGGCGTTCGGCAATCGCCAGTTGTGCGGCGTAGTCGCGGCGATCGGCGCGGCCGACGCCGCGCATGCGGACGCACTCAAGCCGGTGGAATGGCTGGAACCCGAACCGCTGTTCGCCGGCGAGCTCCTCGCTTCGCTGCGCTGGCTGGCACGCTACCTGCACGCGCCGCTGGGCGAAGTGCTGGCGACGGCGTTGCCCGCCGCGCTGCGTCGCGGCGAACCGCTGCCCGACACCCACGCCTGGGGCTGGTGCCTGACCGAAGCCGGCGCGACCGCGCTGCCGGCGATGCGCGCGGGCCGTCCGCGCGAACTCGCGCAAAGCCTCGCCAGCGGCAGCCGCGACGAAGACGTGCTCGATGCGCTGCAGCCCGGCTGGCGCACGGCCATGCGCACGCTGCGCGAACGCGGCCTGGTCGAACGCGTGGCGTTGGCATCGGCTTTTTCCTCCCCCCTCGTGGGGGAGGATGCCCCGCAGGGGCAGGAGAGGGGGAATCCCGACAGCCCCTCTCCCGGCGCTGCGCGCCACCCTCTCCCGCAAAGGGGAGAGGGGAAAAACGGATTCGAACTCAACAAGGAACAACAGACGGCCGCGGACGCGATCCGCACGGCCGAAGGTTTCACGGCCTTCCTGCTCGACGGCGTCACCGGCAGCGGCAAGACCGAGGTCTACCTCGATGCGATTTCCGACTGCCTTGCGCGCGGGAAACAGGCGCTGGTGCTGGTGCCGGAAATCGGCCTGACCCCGCAACTGCTGGCGCGTTTCCGCGCGCGGCTCGGCGTGCCGGTGCACGCACTGCATTCGGGACTCAACGACAGCGAGCGCGCGACGACGTGGACGGCGGCATGGCGCGGCGAAGCGCGGGTGATCGTCGGCACGCGTTCGGCGGTGTTCACCCCGCTGCCGGACGCGGGACTGATCGTCGTCGACGAGGAACACGACGCCAGCTACAAGCAGCAGGACGGCATCCGCTACCACGCCCGCGATTTCGCGCTCGTGCGCGCGCGCGAACTCGGCGTGCCCATCGTGCTCGGCAGCGCCACGCCGTCGCTGGAATCGCTGCACAACGCGCAAAGCGGGCGATTCACGCACCTGCGCCTGCACCAGCGCGCGGGCGAAGCGCAGCCTCCGGTGGTGCGCGTGCTCGACGTGCGCAAGCGCCCGCTGCAGGCCGGGCTGTCGAACGAATTGCTGAACGCGATCCGCGCCGCGCTCGATGCGGGCGGGCAAGTGCTGGTGTTCAAGAATCGCCGCGGCTACGCGCCCGCGCTGCTCTGCCATGACTGCGGCTGGAGCGCGCAATGCCGGCGCTGCGATCGGCCGATGACCGTGCACGCGCACGGCCGCCGCCTGCAATGCCACCACTGCGGTTTCCGCCAGCCCGCGCCGCCGGCCTGCCCCGATTGCGCCAGCCTCGCGCTGCAACCGCAGGGATCGGGTACCGAACGCATCGAGGAATTGCTGGCGGAAAAATTCGCCGACGTGCCGGTCGTGCGCATCGACCGCGGCAACACCCGCCGCCGCGATGCGCTGCAGAAGCATTTCGAGGAACTCGGCGCGCGCCCCGGCATCCTCGTCGGCACGCAGATGCTCGCGAAGGGGCATGACCTGCCGAACCTGACCCTGGTCGGCGTGGTCGGCATCGACGAAGGCCTGTTCTCCGCCGACTTCCGCGCCAGCGAGAAACTCGCGCAACTGCTGGTGCAGGTCGCCGGTCGCGCCGGCCGCGCCGAACGCGCCGGCACGGTGCTGCTGCAGACCCACCACCCCGAGCATCCGTTGCTGCAGACACTGATCGCCGGCGGCTACCACGCCTTCGCCACGGCCGAACTTGCATTGCGGGAAGCCGCCGGCTTCCCGCCGTTCGCGCACCTCGCCCTGCTGCGCGCCGAAGCGCAGCATGCGGAACCGCCGTTGCAATTCCTCGCCGCGGCCAAGGAGCTTTTCCTTCTCCCCGCAACGCGGAGAGAAGGTGCCCGAAGGGCGGATGAGGGTGCGACAAGGCCGAACCCTCACCCCAACCCCTCTCCCGGTGGGAGAGGGGCCGACAACGTCGAACTGCACGGCCCGCTGCCCGCGCCGATGCCGCGCCGCGGCGGCTGGCATCGTTCGCAATTGCTGCTGTCCTCGCCGGGCCGCCGCACGCTGCATGCCGCGCTCGACGCGGCGATTCCGCAACTGTACGAACTTCCGGAAGCGCGCAAGCTGCGCTGGTCGCTGGACGTGGATCCGGTGGATTTGTATTGA
- the sppA gene encoding signal peptide peptidase SppA, whose amino-acid sequence MNDPRGRGPIARFFIGLWDAMNFTRRLVFNLLFFGLLLVVLIALGSGNKVSPMLDRTTLVVAPEGRLVEQYSTDPASRAFARAVGDKSGGEVQLRDLLRALDAAKDDKRIERVLLRTDRMSFSGYASVREVAAAIARLRASGKQVVAFGENFDQSQYLLAAEANEVYLDPMGGILLEGLSRYHQFYREGLQDKLGVDVHVFKVGEYKSAVEPYILDAASPEAKEADLFWMNDVWQRYLADVGKARKIAPAQLAADIDALPQGIEAEQGDLGEYAKSHHLVDGLKTQEQVEDLMAERGVADSDADGGFRNIDLDDYLRRVDETLSPVDERPQVAVVVAEGEISGGNQPPGRIGGESTAELLRAARDDDKVKAVVLRVDSPGGEVFASEQIRREVVGLKDAGKPVVVSMGDLAASGGYWISMDADRIYADPSTITGSIGIFGMIPTIPRTLEKIGVHTDGVGTTKFAGAFDITRPLDPAVGQVIQSVIDKGYRDFTGRVAQARHKPVADIDAVGRGRVWSGAQGKERGLVDEFGGLEDAIADAAQRAKLGKQDAYRVNYIEKQATPFDQLFGRFMQGRAAAALFAHSDAARALFADLLPARANDELRFVRDAMAPGPGLPVKALAYCFCGI is encoded by the coding sequence ATGAACGACCCGCGCGGCCGCGGCCCCATCGCCCGCTTCTTCATTGGCCTGTGGGATGCGATGAACTTCACCCGGCGGCTGGTGTTCAACCTGCTGTTCTTCGGCCTGTTGCTGGTGGTGCTGATCGCGCTCGGTTCCGGCAACAAGGTGTCGCCGATGCTCGACCGCACCACGCTGGTGGTCGCGCCGGAAGGCAGGCTGGTCGAGCAGTACAGCACCGATCCGGCGAGCCGCGCGTTCGCGCGCGCGGTCGGCGACAAGTCCGGCGGGGAAGTGCAATTGCGCGACCTGCTGCGCGCGCTGGACGCGGCGAAGGACGACAAGCGCATCGAACGCGTGTTGCTGCGCACCGACCGCATGTCCTTCTCCGGCTACGCCTCGGTGCGCGAGGTCGCGGCGGCGATCGCGCGCCTGCGCGCTTCGGGCAAGCAGGTGGTCGCGTTCGGCGAGAACTTCGACCAGAGCCAGTACCTGCTCGCGGCGGAGGCGAACGAGGTCTACCTCGACCCGATGGGCGGGATCCTGCTGGAAGGCCTGAGCCGTTACCACCAGTTCTATCGCGAAGGGCTGCAGGACAAGCTCGGCGTGGACGTGCACGTGTTCAAGGTCGGCGAGTACAAGTCCGCGGTCGAGCCCTACATCCTCGATGCCGCCTCGCCCGAAGCGAAGGAAGCCGACCTGTTCTGGATGAACGACGTGTGGCAGCGCTACCTCGCCGATGTCGGCAAGGCGCGCAAGATCGCGCCCGCGCAACTCGCCGCCGACATCGACGCGCTGCCGCAAGGCATCGAGGCCGAGCAGGGCGACCTCGGCGAATACGCGAAGTCGCACCACCTCGTCGACGGATTGAAGACGCAGGAACAGGTCGAGGACCTGATGGCCGAACGCGGCGTCGCTGACAGCGATGCCGATGGCGGCTTCCGCAACATCGACCTCGACGATTACCTGCGCCGCGTCGACGAAACGCTGTCGCCGGTGGACGAGCGCCCGCAGGTCGCGGTGGTCGTGGCCGAGGGCGAGATCAGCGGCGGCAACCAGCCGCCCGGGCGCATCGGCGGCGAATCGACCGCCGAACTGCTGCGCGCCGCGCGCGACGACGACAAGGTCAAGGCGGTGGTGCTGCGCGTGGATTCGCCCGGCGGCGAGGTGTTCGCCTCCGAGCAGATCCGGCGCGAAGTCGTCGGCCTGAAGGACGCCGGTAAGCCGGTGGTGGTGTCGATGGGCGACCTCGCCGCGTCTGGCGGTTACTGGATCAGCATGGACGCCGATCGCATCTACGCCGATCCGTCGACGATCACCGGTTCCATCGGCATCTTCGGCATGATCCCGACCATCCCGCGCACGCTGGAGAAGATCGGCGTCCACACCGACGGCGTCGGCACCACGAAGTTCGCCGGCGCGTTCGACATCACCCGCCCGCTCGATCCCGCGGTCGGGCAGGTGATCCAGAGCGTGATCGACAAGGGCTACCGCGATTTCACCGGCCGCGTCGCGCAGGCGCGGCACAAGCCGGTCGCCGACATCGATGCGGTCGGTCGCGGTCGTGTGTGGAGCGGCGCGCAGGGCAAGGAACGCGGCCTGGTCGACGAGTTCGGCGGCCTCGAGGATGCGATCGCCGACGCGGCGCAGCGCGCCAAGCTCGGCAAGCAGGATGCCTACCGCGTGAACTACATCGAAAAACAGGCGACGCCGTTCGACCAGCTGTTCGGGCGCTTCATGCAGGGTCGTGCCGCCGCAGCGCTGTTCGCGCATTCGGATGCGGCGCGCGCGCTGTTCGCCGACCTGCTGCCGGCGCGCGCCAACGACGAACTGCGCTTCGTCCGGGATGCGATGGCGCCCGGCCCGGGGCTGCCGGTGAAGGCGTTGGCGTATTGCTTCTGCGGGATATAG